The proteins below are encoded in one region of Phaseolus vulgaris cultivar G19833 chromosome 1, P. vulgaris v2.0, whole genome shotgun sequence:
- the LOC137815501 gene encoding uncharacterized protein has product MSVIGGKNNDDTISVIGGNNNDSTIGVIGGNNTDGTINVIVGNITDGTISVNGGNNTDGTINVIRGNSTDGTVSITRGNNIIGTIRVIGGNNTDGIILMVPSVVIGGNNSDGTTSVIGGYNTNGTISVIGGNNTDGTICFIGGNITDGTISVIGGNNTYGIIRFIGGNNIYGTISVIGGNNTDGSIFVMGGNITYGTISVIGGNNLYGSIDVIGGNNTDGTITVIGGNNTDCTICVIGGNITDGTVSVIGGNITNGTISFIGGNNTDGTINVIGGNSTDATSGVIGGNITDDTISVIGGNNTDGTINVIGGNCIDGTNGVIGGNNTYGTIGVIGGNNTDGTISVIGGKISDGTISVTGWNNIDDTIRVIGGNNTYGTMSVIGGNNTDGTMSVIGGNNTDGSISLIGGNNTDGTISDICWNINDGTIRVIGGNNIDGTISVIGGYNTDGSISVIGGNNTDGTICFIGGNITDGTISVIGGNNTYGIISVIGGNNIYGTISIIGGNNTDGLLTDGSISVIGGNNTDGTVCFIRGNITDGTISVIGGNNTYGIISVIGGNNIYGTVSVIGRNNTDGSICVMGGNITYGTISVIGGNNPYGSIDVIGGNNTDGTITVIGGNNTDCTICVIGGNITDGTVSVIGGNITNGTISFIGGNNTDGTINVIGGNSTDATSGVIGGNITDDTISVIGGNNTDGTINVIGGNCIDGTNGVIGGNNTYGTIGVIGGNNTDGTISVIGGKISDGTISVTGWNNIDDTIRVIGGNDTDGTMSVIGGNNTDGTMSVIGGNNTDGSISLIGGNNTDGTISVICWNINDGSICVMGGNITYGTISVIGGNNPYGSIDVIGGNHTDGTITVIGGNNTDCTICVIGGNITDGTISVIGGNITNCTISFISGNNTDGPSMNCIDGTNGVIGGNNTYGTIGVIGGNNTDGTISVIGGKISDGTISVTGGNNIDGTIRVIGGNNTDSTMSVIGGKNTDGTMSVIGGNNTDGTITVIGRNNTDGSISVIGGNNTDGTISVICWNINDGTIRVIGGNNTDGTISVIGGYHTDGTISVIGANNTDGTICFIGGNITDGTISIIGGNNTYGIISVIGGNNIYGTISVIVGNNTDGSICVMSGNITYGTISVIGGNNPYGIISVIGGNNIYGTISVIGGNNTDGSICVMRGNITYGTISVIGDNITNGTISFIGGNNTDGTINVIGGNITDATSGVICGNITDYTISVIGGNNTNGTSKVIGGNCIDGTNGVIGRNNTYGTIGVIGGNNTDGTISVIGGKISDGTISVTGGNNIYGSIRVIGGNNTDGTMSVIGGNNTDGIILMLPSVLLVGIILMVPSVNNIDGTMSVISGNNTDGTISVIGGNNTDDTINVIRGNNIVGTISVIGVNNTDGTISVIRSNNTDRTIIVIVPSVLIVTDGTRTVIGGNNTDGTISVIGGNINDGTISVIGGNNTDDTIRVIRGNSTDGTMSVIGGNNTDATGFPEWTFVGDKVSSAQEHSWRSDKEGAIKTRRYHRDGALCFTRYSPGQVVF; this is encoded by the exons atgagtgttattggtgggaagaACAATGAtgataccatcagtgttattggtgggaataataatGATAGTACCATcggtgttattggtgggaacaatactgatggtaccatcaatgttatcgTTGGGAATATAACTGATGGTACGATCTCtgttaatggtgggaataatactgatggtaccatcaatgttattcgTGGGAATAGTACTGATGGTACCGTCTCTATTACTCGTGGGAATAATATTATTGGTACCATCAgggttattggtgggaataatactgatg gaataatattgatggttccatcagt ggttattggtgggaataatagtgatggtacaaccagtgttattggtgggtaTAATACTAacggtaccatcagtgttattggtgggaataatactgatggtaccatctgttttattggtgggaatataactgatggtaccatcagtgttattggtgggaataatacttaTGGTATCATCAGatttattggtgggaataatatttatggtaccatcagtgttattggtgggaataatactgatggtagtATCTTTGTTATGGGTGGGAATATAACTTATGGTACCATAAGTGTTATTGGTGGAAATAATCTTTATGGTAGCATCgatgttattggtgggaataatactgatggtaccattactgttattggtggaaataatactgattgtaccatctgtgttattggtgggaatataACTGATGGTACcgtcagtgttattggtggcaatataactaatggtaccatctcttttattggtgggaataatactgacggtaccatcaatgttattggtgggaatagtACTGATGCTACCAGcggtgttattggtgggaatataACTGATGATACCATCtctgttattggtgggaataatactgatggtaccatcaatgttattggtgggaattgTATTGATGGTACCAAcggtgttattggtgggaataatacctATGGTACCATcggtgttattggtgggaataatactgatggtaccatcagtgttattggtgggaagaTAAGTGATGGTACCATCTCTGTTACTGGTTGGAATAATATTGATGATACCATTAgagttattggtgggaataatacatatggtaccatgagtgttattggtgggaataatactgatggtaccatgagtgttattggtgggaataatactgatggttcAATCAGtcttattggtgggaataatactgatggtaccatcagtgatATTTGTTGGAATATaaatgatggtaccatcagggttattggtgggaataatattgatggtaccattagtgttattggtgggtATAATACTGACGGTagcatcagtgttattggtgggaataatactgatggtaccatctgttttattggtgggaatataactgatggtaccatcagtgttattggtgggaataatacttaTGGtatcatcagtgttattggtgggaataatatttatggtaccattagtattattggtgggaataatactgatg ggttattg ACTGACGGTagcatcagtgttattggtgggaataatactgatggtaccgtCTGTTTTATTCGTGGGAATataactgatggtaccatcagtgttattggtgggaataatacttaTGGtatcatcagtgttattggtgggaataatatttATGGTACCGTCAGTGTTATTGGcaggaataatactgatggtagcATCTGTGTTATGGGTGGGAATATAACTTATGGTACCAtaagtgttattggtggcaataatccTTATGGTAGCATCgatgttattggtgggaataatactgatggtaccattactgttattggtggaaataatactgattgtaccatctgtgttattggtgggaatataACAGATGGTACcgtcagtgttattggtggcaatataactaatggtaccatctcttttattggtgggaataatactgacggtaccatcaatgttattggtgggaatagtACTGATGCTACCAGcggtgttattggtgggaatataACTGATGATACCATCtctgttattggtgggaataatactgatggtaccatcaatgttattggtgggaattgTATTGATGGTACCAAcggtgttattggtgggaataatacctATGGTACCATcggtgttattggtgggaataatactgatggtaccatcagtgttattggtgggaagaTAAGTGATGGTACCATCTCTGTTACTGGTTGGAATAATATTGATGATACCATTAGAGTTATTGGTGGGAAtgatactgatggtaccatgagtgttattggtgggaataatactgatggtaccatgagtgttattggtgggaataatactgatggttccatcagtcttattggtgggaataatactgatggtaccatcagtgttatttgttGGAATATAAATGATGGTAGCATCTGTGTTATGGGTGGGAATATAACTTATGGTACCAtaagtgttattggtggcaataatccTTATGGTAGCATCgatgttattggtgggaatcatactgatggtaccattactgttattggtggaaataatactgattgtaccatctgtgttattggtgggaatataacagatggtaccatcagtgttattggtggcaatataACTAATTGTACCATCTCTTTTATtagtgggaataatactgatggaccatcaat GAATTGTATTGATGGTACCAAcggtgttattggtgggaataatacctATGGTACCATcggtgttattggtgggaataatactgatggtaccatcagtgttattggtgggaagaTAAGTGATGGTACCATCTCTGTTACtggtgggaataatattgatggtaccattagagttattggtgggaataatactgatagtaccatgagtgttattggtgggaaaaatactgatggtaccatgagtgttattggtgggaataatactgatggtaccatcactgTTATTGGtaggaataatactgatggttccatcagtgttattggtggaaataatactgatggtaccatcagtgttatttgttGGAATATaaatgatggtaccatcagggttattggtgggaataatactgatggtaccatcagtgttattggtgggtaTCATACTGacggtaccatcagtgttattggtgcgaataatactgatggtaccatctgttttattggtgggaatataactgatggtaccatcagtattattggtgggaataatacttaTGGtatcatcagtgttattggtgggaataatatttatggtaccatcagtgttattgttgggaataatactgatggtagcATCTGTGTTATGAGTGGGAATATAACTTATGGTACCAtaagtgttattggtggcaataatccTTATGGtatcatcagtgttattggtgggaataatatttatggtaccatcagtgttattggtgggaataatactgatggtagcATCTGTGTTATGCGTGGGAATATAacttatggtaccatcagtgttattggtgacAATATAACTAATGGTACCATCTCttttattggtgggaataatactgatggtaccatcaatgttattggtgggaatattACTGATGCTACTAGCGGTGTTATTTGTGGGAATATAACTGATTATACCATCtctgttattggtgggaataatactaatggtaccaGCAAAGTTATTGGTGGGAATTGTATTGATGGTACCAACGGTGTTATTGGTCGGAATAATACCTATGGTACCATcggtgttattggtgggaataatactgatggtaccatcagtgttattggtgggaagaTAAGTGATGGTACCATCTCTGTTACTGGTGGGAATAATATTTATGGTAGCATTAgagttattggtgggaataatactgatggtaccatgagtgttattggtgggaataatactgatg gaataatactgatgctaccatcagtgttattggtgggaataatactgatggtaccatctgt TAATAACATCGATGGTACCATGAGTGTTATtagtgggaataatactgatggtaccatcagtgttattggtgggaataatactgatgataccatcaatgttattcgTGGGAACAATATtgttggtaccatcagtgttattggtgtgaataatactgatggtaccatcagtgttattcgtagtaataatactgatagGACCATCATTGTTATTGTACCATCAGTTTTAATTGTG ACTGATGGTACCAGGactgttattggtgggaataatactgatggtaccatcagtgttattggtgggaatataaatgatggtaccatcagtgttattggtgggaataatactgatgataCCATCAGGGTTATTCGTGGGAATagtactgatggtaccatgagtgttattggtgggaataatactgatg cgacaggattcccagagtggacattcgttggtgacAAGGTCTCCTCAGCCC
- the LOC137815502 gene encoding uncharacterized protein, protein MKYLIVAIEYFTKWIEAEPVAQITAQKVQHFVWKNIVCRFGVLRRLVSDNCTQFASQQLRKLCAEVRIKQVFVPRIVWAYQTTPQTSTMEMPFSLVYRSDAMIPVEIHESSPRFQNFVAEESNEERRVNLDLLDEDREEARIKAEAVKRRVERQYNSKVRPRHFQVADLVMRKAHPYELENKLSPKGNGSYSLETLEGGPIPRTWNATNLNNNTDGTIIVIDSNNTDSNNTDSSISVIGSNNTDGTISVIRSNNTEATIVIGGNNTDGTISVIGANNPNGNISVIGGNNIDHTISVICGNSTDGTIINTDATISVIGGNDIDATISVIGGNDTDGTITVIGGNHTDRTIIVIGGNNTNGTNCLIGSNNTDGTIIVNDSNNIDGSISVIGSNNTDGTISVIHSNNTEGNISVICYCTISFNCCINTNGTINVIGGNNIDGTISVIGGNNTDGSISVMCGNNTDGTMSVIGGNNYDVAISVIGRKNSDGNISVIGGNNTNGTISVIDGNNTHGTISFIGGKITDGTISVTGENNIDGTITVIGGNNTDGTICGIGGNITDGTISVIRGNITDGTISVIGRNNIDGTIRVIGGNNTDGTMSVIGGNNYDGTISVIGGNNTDGTICVMGGNITYATISVIGGNNPDCTINFIGGNNTDGTITVTGGNNTDGTICVIGGNITDGTISVIGGNITDGTFSVIGGNNIDGTIRVIVGNNSDGTMTVIGGNNYDGTISVIGRKNTDGTISFSGKNNTDCTINVIGGNITDSTMSVIGGNNIDSTISVIVPLVLIVVLILMVPSMLLLVIILMEP, encoded by the exons atgaagtacttgatagtagccatcgagtacttcacaaagtggatagaagcagaaccagtggcacagatcactgcacaaaaggtacaacactttgtttggaaaaacattgtgtgtcgtttcggtGTGCTGAGGCGTCTGGTCTCGGATAACTgtactcagtttgcaagccagcaACTGAGGAAGTTGTGTGCAGAGGTACGCATCAAACAGGTGTTCGTACCAAGGATAGTGTGGGCTTATCAAACCACGCCCCAGACCTCCACCATGGAGATGCCTTTCAGCCTCGTGTACAGATcagatgcgatgatcccggtggagattcacgagagctcaccacgtttccagaactttgtggcagaggagtccaacgaggagaggagggtGAATTTAGACCTGTTGGACGAGgacagggaagaggcgagaataaaggctgaggcagtgaagagaagggtggagcgccagtacaactccaaggtgaggcCTCGCCACTTCCAGGTGGCGGATCTCGTCATGCGCAAGGCTCATCCATAtgagttggagaacaagttgtcccctAAGGGGAACGGGTCGTACAGTCTTGAAACTCTGGAGGGAGGCCCCATTCCACGCACCTGGAACGCAACTAATTTGAA taataatactgacgGTACCATCATTGTTATtgatagtaataatactgatagtaataatactgatagtTCCATCAGTGTTAtaggtagtaataatactgatggtaccatcagtgttattcgtagtaataatactgaagCTACCAT tgttattggtgggaataatactgatggtaccatcagtgttattggtgccAATAATCCTAATGGTaacatcagtgttattggtggcaataatattgatcataccatcagtgttatttgtggcaatagtactgatggtaccatcatt AATACGGATgctaccatcagtgttattggtggcaatgaTATTGATGCTAcgatcagtgttattggtggcaatgatactgatggaaccatcactgttattggtggcaatcaTACTGATCGTACCATCATTGTTATTGGTGGaaataatactaatggtaccaATTGTCttattggtagtaataatactgatggtaccatcattgttaatgatagtaataatattgatggttccatcagtgttattggtagtaataatactgatggtaccatcagtgttattcatAGTAATAATACTGAAGGTAACATCAGTGTTATT tgttattgtaCAATCAGTTTTAATTGTTGTATtaatactaatggtaccattAATGTTATTGGTggaaataatattgatggtaccatcagtgttattggtgggaataatactgatggtagcATCAGTGTTATgtgtggcaataatactgatggtaccatgagtgttattggtgggaataattaTGATGTtgccatcagtgttattggtaggAAGAATAGTGATGGAaacatcagtgttattggtgggaataatactaatggtaccataAGTGTTATTGATGGCAATAATACTCATGGTACCATTAGTTTTATTGGTGGGAAGataactgatggtaccatctcTGTTACTGGTgagaataatattgatggtaccattactgttattggtggaaataatactgatggtaccatctgtggtattggtgggaatataactgatggtaccatcagtgttattcgtGGCAATataactgatggtaccatctcTGTTATTGGTaggaataatattgatggtaccatcagggTTATTGgcgggaataatactgatggtaccatgagtgttattggtgggaataattatgatggtaccatcagtgttattggtgggaataatactgatggtaccatctgtGTTATGGGTGGGAATATAACTTATgctaccatcagtgttattggtggcaataatcctgattgtaccatcaattttattggtgggaataatactgatggtacaatTACTGTTACTGGTggaaataatactgatggtaccatctgtgttattggtgggaatataactgatggtaccatcagtgttattggtggcaatataACTGATGGTACCTTCtctgttattggtgggaataatattgatggtaccatcagggTTATTGTTGGGAATAATAGTGATGGTACCATGactgttattggtgggaataattacgatggtaccattagtgttaTTGGTCGGAagaatactgatggtaccattagtttTAGTGGTAAAAATAATACTGATTGTACaatcaatgttattggtgggaatattACTGATAGTACCatgagtgttattggtgggaataatattgatagtaccatcagtgttattgtaCCATTAGTTTTAATTGTGGtattaatactgatggtaccatcaatgttattgctggtaataatactgatggaaccatga